A window from Telopea speciosissima isolate NSW1024214 ecotype Mountain lineage chromosome 8, Tspe_v1, whole genome shotgun sequence encodes these proteins:
- the LOC122672657 gene encoding protein SYS1 homolog, which yields MFYGALVWDPWLIVSQIVCLQCLYYITLGLFMSILVGTRVSRMSLIYFFDYSTLTTSTITGWCVIASFLLTALAGAFYVFYLVERAKKCLDFSATLYIVHLFICIIYGGWPSSITWWVVSGTGIAVMALLGEWLCIRRELREIPITRYRSNV from the exons ATGTTCTATGGGGCGTTGGTATGGGATCCCTGGCTCATTGTCTCCCAGATTGTGTGCTTGCAATGTTTATACTATATTACGCTTGGCTTATTCATGTCGATTCTTGTTGGGACTCGTGTATCGCGGATGAGCCTTATATATTTCTTTGATTACTCGACTCTCACTACTTCTACAATTACTGGTTGGTGTGTCATTGCTTCGTTTCTACTCACCGCGCTTGCAGG GGCTTTTTATGTGTTTTATTTGGTTGAGAGAGCCAAAAAGTGCTTAGATTTTTCAGCCACCCTCTATATTGTCCACCTCTTCATATGCATCATATATGGAGGGTGGCCATCCTCAATTACATGGTGGGTTGTTAGTGGTACTGGTATTGCAGTGATGGCTTTGCTTGGTGAATGGTTGTGCATACGACGTGAGCTGCGGGAAATTCCCATAACACGATATCGGTCGA